In Humulus lupulus chromosome 6, drHumLupu1.1, whole genome shotgun sequence, a single genomic region encodes these proteins:
- the LOC133784017 gene encoding spermidine hydroxycinnamoyl transferase-like: MAIRIMGSYMVKPAEPTWKGFQALSEWDQTGLITHVPTIYFYRPSDEWSRPTDKVSATLRESLSRALVPFYPLAGRLRFLPGGLLELNCNAEGVQFTEAESDSQLEELGDFSSKYYHHLTPAVDYTRPIDELPFLVIQLTRFSCGGISLGVTISHAVVDGPSALHFFSEWAGLARGEKLETTPLLDRKCLRAGDLPLGSPIFNHLEHNSLPILVGELDSKEESEKETSVAMLRVTKEQLKKLKRIANEGRDSKTTRPFTRYEMLAGHVWRCACKARKHNKEQETALAVSVDVRSRIEPPIPSSYFGNASFSVLAKSSSGELVSKPLSFAASRIRETVESVTSEYIWSNIEYLKNQEDLTKFRDLQISTFDKEPFYGNPNISVVSWLRLPLYGLDFGWGEELCMTLGTHGCDDFDGDVVLLSDPSSRDDGSLVVAMSLQVQHMDSFKKHFYGDIGPVWD, encoded by the coding sequence ATGGCGATCAGAATTATGGGCTCCTATATGGTGAAGCCAGCAGAGCCAACATGGAAAGGTTTCCAAGCTCTTTCGGAATGGGATCAAACCGGTCTCATTACTCATGTACCAACTATCTACTTTTATCGACCCTCCGATGAATGGAGTAGGCCCACCGATAAGGTCTCCGCCACCCTCAGAGAATCGTTGAGTAGGGCTCTTGTCCCATTCTACCCACTCGCTGGCCGGCTGCGGTTCCTCCCAGGAGGCCTTCTCGAGCTCAACTGCAACGCCGAAGGGGTTCAGTTCACTGAAGCCGAGTCCGACTCCCAACTTGAGGAGTTGGGTGATTTCTCATCAAAGTATTATCATCATCTCACCCCAGCTGTAGATTATACCCGCCCCATTGATGAACTGCCTTTTCTAGTAATCCAGCTCACTAGATTCTCATGTGGCGGCATTAGCCTCGGCGTGACGATTTCTCACGCAGTTGTTGATGGCCCGAGTGCATTGCATTTTTTCTCTGAGTGGGCTGGTCTTGCTAGAGGCGAGAAATTGGAAACAACGCCGCTTCTGGATCGGAAGTGTCTCAGAGCGGGAGATCTCCCACTCGGATCTCCAATTTTCAACCATTTAGAACACAATAGCTTACCAATCTTGGTCGGGGAATTGGACAGTAAGGAAGAGAGTGAAAAGGAAACCTCTGTGGCCATGCTAAGAGTCACGAAAGAACAGCTGAAAAAACTGAAGAGGATAGCAAACGAGGGTCGAGATAGCAAGACTACTCGTCCCTTTACTCGGTACGAGATGTTAGCTGGGCACGTTTGGAGATGCGCCTGCAAGGCCAGGAAACATAATAAGGAGCAGGAAACCGCTTTAGCTGTTTCTGTCGACGTGCGGAGCCGAATAGAACCGCCGATACCAAGCTCTTACTTCGGCAATGCGTCGTTCAGTGTTTTGGCCAAGAGTAGTTCGGGAGAGTTGGTGTCCAAACCACTAAGTTTTGCAGCGAGCAGAATAAGGGAAACCGTTGAAAGCGTAACAAGTGAGTATATATGGTCAAATATAGAGTATCTTAAGAATCAAGAGGACTTGACTAAGTTTAGAGATCTTCAAATTTCTACCTTTGACAAAGAGCCTTTCTATGGGAACCCTAACATTAGCGTTGTGAGCTGGTTGAGGCTACCTTTGTACGGCCTTGATTttggatggggagaggagctgtgTATGACTTTAGGAACTCATGGCTGTGATGACTTCGATGGAGACGTAGTGCTTCTCTCGGATCCTAGTAGCAGGGATGATGGGTCCTTGGTTGTGGCAATGTCTTTGCAAGTGCAACATATGGATTCCTTCAAGAAGCACTTTTATGGTGATATAGGGCCTGTTTGGGATTAG